The following coding sequences are from one Phyllostomus discolor isolate MPI-MPIP mPhyDis1 chromosome 11, mPhyDis1.pri.v3, whole genome shotgun sequence window:
- the LOC114508473 gene encoding G-protein coupled receptor 183-like has protein sequence MASSTADPNSVSHNVSFCLPHHPPRAASVILCLFYTILLVFSTLGNILALCLACQKGKKINSTDVYLVHLAVSDLLFTLALPGKITYYALDFSWPFGEGLCRLTAFIFYLNTYGGVYLMTCVSVDRYLAVVRTHQCPRLHSASQAKLICVAIWALAVLQTVPLLLISMTKPVAGRITCMEYVSIEKVFRLPLIILVACVISFCGPVGIMLFCYVKITVKLCRTAQENPVMSEKGHHRRACLLTLVVLVAVIVCFSPYHLNIIQFMVRQTLYLPSCPEQTAFKVSLQLTVSLMNMNCGIDPIIYFFASTHYRKWLLSILKRRAAASSSSSLGRTSSEIQSTNQTRGSMPLEENKV, from the coding sequence ATGGCTTCCAGCACAGCTGACCCAAATAGCGTCTCCCACAATGTCAGCTTCTGCCTTCCTCACCACCCACCCCGGGCAGCCAGTGTGATACTCTGTCTGTTCTACACCATCCTTTTGGTCTTCAGCACCCTGGGAAATATCCTTGCCCTTTGCCTAGCCTGTCAAAAGGGCAAGAAGATCAACTCAACAGATGTCTACTTGGTCCACCTGGCAGTGTCTGACCTTCTGTTCAcgctggccctgcctgggaagaTCACCTATTATGCACTAGACTTCAGCTGGCCTTTTGGTGAAGGGCTTTGCAGGCTGACAGCGTTCATATTCTACTTGAACACCTATGGTGGGGTCTACCTCATGACTTGTGTGAGCGTGGATCGCTATCTAGCTGTGGTCCGCACCCACCAGTGCCCCCGGCTCCACAGTGCCAGCCAAGCAAAGCTCATCTGTGTGGCCATCTGGGCCCTGGCAGTTCTGCAGACAGTGCCTCTCCTCCTGATAAGCATGACTAAGCCCGTGGCAGGCAGGATCACCTGCATGGAGTACGTCAGCATTGAGAAGGTCTTTAGGCTGCCTCTCATAATCCTAGTAGCCTGTGTTATAAGCTTCTGTGGGCCAGTGGGGATCATGTTATTTTGTTACGTGAAGATCACAGTGAAGCTGTGCAGGACTGCTCAGGAAAACCCTGTGATGAGTGAGAAAGGGCACCACCGGAGGGCCTGCCTGCTCACTCTGGTGGTGCTGGTGGCCGTGATTGTGTGCTTCAGCCCTTACCATCTCAACATCATTCAGTTCATGGTGAGACAGACACTCTACCTGCCATCTTGCCCTGAGCAGACAGCTTTTAAAGTGTCCCTTCAGCTCACCGTGTCCCTCATGAACATGAACTGTGGCATTGACCCTATTATTTACTTCTTTGCATCTACGCATTACAGGAAATGGCTCCTCAGCATTTTAAAACGAAGAGCAGCAGCATCCTCCTCTTCATCCCTGGGGAGAACTtcctcagaaatacaaagtacCAACCAGACCAGAGGCTCCATGCCTTTAGAGGAAAACAAAGTCTAA